CTGGTCGGCCTGGCTGATGCGCACGCCGCCGCGCTCCAGCAGCGCCAGCCCCGAGGTCTCCGTGATTGCCTGCGGGCTGAACAGAGGCGCCATCTCAGGCGGGATGTACATGGTCACGCACGACACCGGCCGACCCTCCAGGCTGCGCACGCGCACGATACGCAGCACTGCCTGCAACGGCGGTACGCCGAGCAGCTCGGCGACTTCCGGCGGGCACGGCAGCATGCCGTAGTCGATCAGCCGGATCATGGTTTCGCCGTGATCCTCCAGCAGCCCGTCGGCCAGCCGCCACGCGCGCGCCACCCCTGGCGAACGGCTGGCGTGGTCCTTGTTGACAAAGGTGCCATGCCCGGCGCGCCGGTACACCAGGCCTTCCTTCACCAGTTCGGACAGCGCCCGCCGCATGGTTACCCGCGCTACCTGGTATTGCTCGACCAGCCTTAATTCGGGGGGCAAGCCGGATTGGTCGAAAATGCCGCTGGCAATTTGCTGGCGCAGTATGAGGTAGATCTGGTGATAACGCGGCACAGGTGAATTGGATTTCGCCATGGTCATCGGGAGGTAGCCGGCAAGCCCTTGAAATATTGGGCTTGTCAGGGGGCAATGCGGCTCTTTCAGCCGGTTGCGAACGATATCAAAGGATTTATTGGCACCTCAATGGGACATTGGATGGAACATTTTCACGAGCTTCTGAAATACAACATGGAGCCACCACAATTGCGGTTATTTCGGGCGCCCGGGCGATATTCATCAGGTGCTTCACGTGCAAATGTGGGGCCCATGCGGACGGCCCCCCGGCGCCGCCCTGCCGTGATTGTCTGACACCAGTAGCCGGCAGCGTCCGACAGCCGCGCGCCACCAGACAGCTATCTTTCAAGGACGGTGCCACGCCTTTTGCCGAAGCGCCCGGCTATGTCGACCATTCCCGACCCCGCTCCCTCCCCATTGCCGCATGCCGCGCCGCCCGCCCCTGCCTCGGGCGAAGGGAGCGTGCGCGTGCCGGACACCGCCGCGCCCGAGGACAGTGCCCCCACGGAAGCGGCCGGATCGGAGGCCCCCGCCGACGGACCGATGGTCACGGTCGCGTCTGCCACGGTGTCGGCGGCGCTGCAGCGTGCCAGCACGGCGCTGGTCGTACTGGCGGTGCTGTTCTCGCTCTACGCCGTGCATATCGCCCGCGATTTCCTCGTGCCGGTCGTGATCGCCATCGTGCTCGCCTACCTGCTCGACCCGCCGGTATGCGCGCTGCAGCGGCTGGGCATGCCCCGCGTGGCGGCCGGCACGCTGGTGCTGCTGGCAGTGCTGTGCGCGCTGCTCAGCGGCGCCTATCTGCTGCAAGGCCAGGTGGAGTCCATCGTCAACAGCCTGCCCGAGGTCGCCAGCAAGCTGTCCCGCTCGGTCGGCGCCCTGCTGAGTGGCGACGATTCGATGTGGCAGAAAGTCCGGCGCGCCGCCACCGTGCTCAGCGGCACCGGGCAGCCGCCGCCGGTGCGCGTGCCGCACGTGGTGGTGGAACACTCGCCCGACCAGATCAACAACATGCTGCTGGCCGGTTCCGTGAGCGTCTTCACCATGGCCGGCCAGGCAGTCGTGGTGGTGTTCCTGCTGTATTTCCTGCTGCTGGCGGGTGACACCTTCAAGCGCAAGTTCGTCAAGATGGTCGGAAATACCATCTCGGAAAAGAAAATCAGCGTGCACATGCTGGACGAGGTCAACCGCTCGATCCAGCGCTACATGGGCATGCTGCTGGTGACCAATGCGGCCCTGGGCGTCTGTACCTGGCTGCTGCTGAAATGGCTGGGGGTCAATAACGCGGGGAGCTGGTCGATTGCCGCGGCGGCGCTGCACCTGGTGCCCTACTTCGGCGCGATGGCGATCGCGGTGTGCCTGGGCATGGTGACGTTCATGCAGTTCGGCACGCTGGGCATGGCTGCGGCAGCCGCGGGCGGGTCGCTGCTGATCGCCACGCTGATCGGCTCGGTCATTACCACCTGGATGACCGGGCGCATGGCCAGGATGAATGCGGTCGCGGTATTCGTCGCGCTGCTGCTGTTCACCTGGCTGTGGGGCGTATGGGGCATGCTCCTCGCCATCCCGCTGATCACCATTGCCAAGGTGGTGGCCGACCATATCGAAGGGCTGGAAGTGGTGGCGGAGTTCCTTGGCGAATAGTCCGTTCGCTTCCCCACCATCCCGTGCCACACCGGCGCAAGTCCCCGCACCTATACTCAACCCACGGATGCTGCACCACAGCATTTTCCTGCTGTGGAATTCGTGCTGGAGGAACCAACATGCCTTTATGCGAGCTTTGCCTGTCGCAACTGGACCGGCCGGGCCATTTCCCGCCTCACTCGAGCTTGCTGAAGTCGGCGCGTCTGCGCACCACCAGCGGCCAGAATGCCTTCGTGTACCGCTGCGGCGATTGCGGCGAAAGCCTGCTGCTGGCCTCCGCCGACGGCGAGGCGCCGGACCGGTGGACCCGGCTGGACGCCGAGGGCTGGCGCTGAAGCTGCGCCCGGCGCAATCGGCAAGCCAACGCTGTGCTTCGGCCCGCCTTGATCTTGGGCAAATCTGCATTGGATGGGCGGCCGGATAATTTGGCTCAGACGGGCCCTTTCCGCCCGCCCCTCACGCCATGGCCAAGAAATTTCCCCTCCACCCGAGCCATCCCGAGCGCGTCTGCTGGGGTTGCGACAAATATTGCCCCACGGACGCCATGGGATGCGGCAACGGCTCCAGCCGGACGCAGCATCCCATCGAGCTGCTCGGTGACGACTGGCTCGACTACGGCGACTGGGGCATTGACGTCCCTGACACCACTGCGCGCGGACCCGCACCGGTTTAACCGGCCGCGCAACTCCACAAACTGATGATGGCGTCGCGCGGATGCCCGATCACGGGATCGGGCAGTGTCGCACGCGGTGGCGGCAAGAACCACAACGCGGGCGGGATTACAATCGCCTTCAGGCTACCCAGCCCTTCCGCCCACAGCCCCTACCGCTTCCCACCGGAACCATCATGCTGAACCTCCAGGATTCTTCGCTGCTGCGGCAGCAGTGCTATATCGACGGCCGCTGGATCGATGGCGAGCGCCGTATCGACGTGACCAACCCCGCCACCGGCGAACGCGTCGGCCAGGTGCCGCAGCTGGGCGCCGATGAAACCCGCCAGGCCATCGAAGCCGCCAACCGCGCCCTGCCGGCCTGGCTCGCGCGCACGGCCAAGGAACGTTCGGCGCTGCTGCGCAAGTGGTTCGAGCTGATCCTGGCCAGCCAGGAAGACCTGGCGCGCATCATGACCGCCGAACAGGGCAAGCCGATCGCCGAGGCGCGCGGCGAAATCGCCTATGCAGCCTCGTTCATCGAATGGTTTGCCGAGGAAGGCAAGCGGGTCTATGGCGACACCATTCCGGCACCCGCCACCAACCAGCGCATCGTCGTCACCAAGGAGCCGGTGGGCGTATGCGCGGCGATCACCCCATGGAACTTCCCGGCAGCGATGATCACGCGCAAGGCCGGCCCGGCCCTGGCGGTCGGCTGCACCATGGTGCTCAAGCCCGCCTCACAGACGCCGCTGACCGCGCTGGCGCTGGTGGCGCTGGCCGAGCGTGCCGGCATTCCGGCCGGCGTGCTGTCAGTGGTGACTGGCTCGGCGAGTGCGATCGGCGGCGAGATGAGCAGCAACCCGCTGGTGCGCAAGCTGACCTTTACCGGCTCGACCGAAGTGGGCCGCGTGCTGATGGCGCAGACCGCGTCGACCATCAAGAAGGTTTCGATGGAACTGGGTGGCAACGCGCCCTTCATCGTGTTCGACGATGCCGACCTCGACGCCGCGGTGGAAGGCGCGATCGTGTCCAAGTACCGCAACGCAGGCCAGACCTGCGTCTGTGCCAACCGCATCTATGTGCAAGCGGGCGTGTACGAGGCCTTTGCGCAGAAGCTGGTGGCAGCCGTGGCGGCGCTCAAGGTCGGCAACGGCATGGAAGACGGCGTGCGCATCGGGCCGCTGATCGATGACAAGGCCGTGACAAAGGTGGAAGAGCATATCGCCGACGCCGTCGGCAAGGGTGCGCGCGTGCTGCACGGCGGCCAGCGCCACGCGCTCGGCCATTCGTTCTTCCAGCCGACCGTGCTGGCCGATGTCGCGCCCGGCATGCTGGTCGCGCGCGAGGAAACCTTCGGGCCGCTGGCGCCGCTGTTCCGCTTCGAGACCGAGGATGAAGTCGTGGCGATGGCCAACGACACCGAATTCGGCCTGGCCAGCTACTTCTATGCGCGCGACCTGGGCCGCGTCTGGCGCGTGTCGGAACGGCTGGAGTACGGCATGGTCGGCGTCAACACGGGGCTGATCTCGAACGAGGTGGCGCCGTTCGGCGGCGTCAAGCAGTCGGGCGTCGGCCGCGAGGGTTCGCACTACGGCATCGAGGATTACCTGGTCATCAAGTACACCTGCATGGCCGGGATCTGAAGCCGCGGCGGCGCGCCGCTCAGCGCGCGCCGCCGCGCTTGCGCCCGCCCTGCGCCCGCCCTGCACCCGCCCTGCACCCGCCCTGCCCCCTTGCCGCGCTGATCTCGCAGCGGGGCCCACGGGGCTATTCCGGCGAGCAGGCCGAGCGGAAGCGCTCGATCTGGTCGTGGAAGCGCTGCATCTGCTCGAACTGGTAGCGGGCATGGTCCGCGCTGTATGGCCTGCCTAACTCATGCAGCGCGCCGTCGGCGGCCCGCGACAGCCCTTCCAGCACCTGTGCCAGGGCCCTCCCTTCCACGCTGCGATGCCGGCGCAGGCGCCACGACAGCGCTTCCTGGCCCTGGCCGAACAGGCTCTGGTCGAGATGGCCGAGCCGCTCGGCGGCGGCCTGCGCTTCGTGCAGCGCCGCCAAATAGGCGCACACCGCCGACAGCCGCTGGTTCATCTCGCCGCCGCGGCACAGCAGTTCGCTGGCACACCTGCGCAAGCGCTCCGCCGCGCCGTGCTCGCCCGCCGGCGGGCCGTCGGGCACATACGTGCCGAGCGGCCGCACCGACAGCGCCAGCCCCGGTGGCAGCACACTGGTGCAATGACTGGCCAACTGGCGCTGCAGCGCGCCGTCGAGTTCGCAGCAGGCCGCCACGTCGGCCTCGACATAGAAGTCCAGTGATGCCTGCCGGCCGCGCTCGCTGGAAACCACCGTGCGCACCGGCTGGTGCCCCGCCTGTGCGAGGACGCGGAGCGCGGCTTCGATGGAGCGCTGCGCGTTGCCGTCCCCCGGCAGCGCGCCGACCAGGGCCGGCACGTGCGGCATGCCGGTGATTTCGGTGCGGGTCCGCAAGAAGGCGCCCGGCCGGCTCGCGGTGCCGGTCAGGCGCAGGCTGGTTTCGACGTAGTTCAGGGCCGTACCCGTCATCAATGCCTCCGTGGTTGGTTGCGGTGCCCGTTCGGGCGGTGGCGCGGCGCGCGCCGGGGATGGGCGTGGACTGGCCGGGGATGGCCATCAGGGCGCCCCGTCGGCAGACTGCGAAGCCATCACGATCGCCGCATGCAGGGCCTGCAGCGGGTGCCGCGCCTCGGGCGCCGTCAGCGATGCCAGCAGCTTGCAGTCGTCCAGCCGGAAGCGGCACAGCAGCAGGTTCGAACGCGCCAGCGACATCATCTGTGCCGGGGTCAGCGCGGCGAGCGCGTGCCCCAGTTCCTGCCGCATGCCAAGCCGGAACAGCGCCTCGGCTTCGTGCTGGCGCAGCAGGCGCTGCGCCAGCAGCAGGTATGACAGGTTCAACTGCTGGATATCGCGCAGGATGTCGGTGCCGGCAACGCCGCGGCTCATCCCGTCTGGCGTCGTGCCTGCGATCGCGTCCGCGGCGTCCGGGTGCGCCGGCTTGCGCGTCATTGGACGGGTGCCGCGCTATCGGCGGCGGTGTCCGTGGCGGTGTACGCCGAGATCGTAGGGCGTTCGGCGATGGCGCGCAGCGCGGGCTTGTCCAGCAGCTCGACGCAACGGTGCCGTACGCGGATCAGCCCGATCTCGGCCAGCCGCGAAAACTGGCGGCTGACTGTCTCCAGTGTCAGGCCGACATAGCTGCCGATCTCTTCGCGGCTCATGCGCAGGATGAATGCGGATGACGAAAAGCCGCGCGCCGCAAAGCCGTCGGCCATCCACAGCAGGAATGTCACCAGCCGCTCCTCGGCGGTCATCAGCGCCAGCATGGTCTGCATGGCCCGCGCGCGCTGCGCCTGGCAGTCGAGCGCCAGGAACAGCAGGCCGGCCAGCGCGGGCGCGGCGGCTGTGGCGACGCCCCGCAGGTCGACCGCGATCATGCACAGCATGGTGTCTTCCAGCGCCGTGGCATACGACACGTAGCGCGTGCGCGCCAGGCTGTCGAGCCCGACCAGTTCGCCGGGAAAATGGAAGCCGACCACCTGCGTGCGTCCGTCTTCGGTACTGACATGCGTCTTGACCGTGCCGACGCGGACCGCATAGAGCGCGGTGACCGGATCGCCGATCAGGTACAGCGGCTGCCCCTTGCGCAGACGGACGCTGCGCTGCGGCCCGCCCGCGGGAAGCGCGTGCTGCACCAGGCTGGCCGCATGGCAGCCCCGCGCCTGGGGGCAACTGTGGCAGCACGGCTGGGCGTCGGGCGGCGCGGACCGCTCGCTGGTAGGTGGCAATTGCATCGTCTCGTGACAAAGATTGACGGCGTAAAGAACTTGTGACCCATTCTATGAATCGCACATCGCGTAACAATCTGTATATTCCGAATCATCATCGCGAAGCTTCCGACCGCGCCGGCGCGGCGGTCGCCTGCTTCGGCGCGGAGCGCGGTATCCTTATGTGACGCGCAGCGCCGTGCCGCGAGCGCGCATATCCGGACCACGCCGGCGGCATGCCGGCATGCATGCGAACCTGAATTCGCCATGAAAAAAGCCCCCGCCGGCCCTGATGGCCCGGCCGCAGGCGCGTCGCCCGGCGAGCAGCGGGCCGAGGCGTCCCCCGACGCACCCTACCGGACCCTGGTCGAGGCCGTGCAGGACTACGCCATCTTCACGCTCGACGTGAACGGGTATGTGTCGAGTTGGAACAAGGGCGCGGCACGCATCAAGGGCTATACGCGCAAAGAGATTCTGGGCAAGCACTTCTCTACTTTCTACACGCCCGATGCGGTGGCACGACACTGGCCAGATGCCGAACTCAAGGCCGCCGCCGAGCTCGGACGCTTCGAGGACGAAGGCTGGCGCCTGCGCAAGGACGGCAGCCGCTTCTGGGCCAATGTGGTGATCACGGCGCTCAGGGACGCCGACGGCAAGCTGATCGGCTTCGGCAAGGTGACGCGCGACATGACCGCGCAGCGCCGCACCGCCGAAGCGCTGCGCCAGAGCGAGGAAACGCTGCGGCTGCTGGTGGAAGGCGTGAAGGACTACGCGGTGTTCATGCTCGATCCCGCCGGCAATATCGTCAGCTGGAATTCCGGCGCCTCATACATCAAGGGCTACCGCCGCGACGAGATCCTGGGCCGGCATTTCTCGGTGTTCTACCCGCCCGACGACGTTGCCGCCGGCAAGCCGGCGCGGTTGCTCGAACAGGCCCGGCGCGGCGGCCGCGTCGAGGACGAAGGCTGGCGCGTGCGCAAGGACGGCTCGCTGTTCTGGGCCAACGTCACGCTGACCGCCGTCTACGACGAATCGCGCGCGCTGCGAGGCTTTGCCAAGGTCACCCGCGACATGAGCGAGCGCCGCCGCCACGAGGAACTGGAGCGCTCCAGCCAGCGCATGAGCGAATTCCTGGCCACGCTGTCGCATGAGCTGCGCAATCCGCTGGCACCGGTACACAGCGCGCTGGCGGCGATGCGCCTGGCACCCGGCGACGCGGCGCTGGCAGACAGGGGCCTGAGCCTGATCGAGCGCCAGGTCACGCACCTGAGCCGGCTGGTCGACGACTTGCTCGACATCGGCCGCATCACCTCGGGGCGCATCGAGCTGCGCACCGGAACGCTGGAATTCAACGAAGTGATCGCGCTCGCCATCGAGGCGGCACGGCCGTCGCTCGATGCCAAGTCGCAGCGCGTCGCGGTGCAGACCCATGCCGCGTCGATCCGGATGCACGCCGACAAGACCCGGCTGGTGCAGGTGATGCAGAACCTGATCCTGAACGCGTCGAAGTTCTCGCTGCAGCAGACGACCATCAGCATCGTCACCGCCGTACAAAACCGTACCCTTCTGGTACAGGTGATCGACCAGGGCCGCGGCATCGCGCCGCAATCGATGGAAGACATCTTCAACATGTTCGTGCAGGAAAGCCGCCCCGGCACCGATACGCAGGGCGGGCTGGGCATCGGCCTGTCGCTGTGCCGCGCGCTGGTGGAGCTGCATGGCGGCACCATTGCCGCCGCCAGCGCCGGTCCTGGCATGGGCAGCACCTTCACGCTGCGCCTGCCGCTGCCGGTGGTGCATGAAGGCGCCACGCCGCAACCTCCGGGACGCGCCGCAGCCGGCAGCCCGGCCAGCGCCGCGCTGCAGACACAGCGCATCCTGCTGGTCGACGACAACCGCGATGCCGCCGACAGCCTGGCGATGCTGCTGGAAATGTGCGGCCACGACGTGACCATTGCCTACGATGGCGCCGAAGCGCTGCACGTGGCGCCGCGCTGCCGCCCGCATATCGCGCTGATCGACCTGGCCATGCCGGGCATGGACGGCTTCGAGGTGGTGCGCGCCATGCGCGGCGTGGCCGGCACCGAACACACCCGCTACGTCGCGCTGACCGGCTTCGGCCAGCCCGCCGACCGGCAGCAGAGCGAGCGCGCGGGGTTCGATGCGCACCTGGTCAAGCCGGTGGAGCTGGAAACGCTGTTCGGCACCATCGCCCGGCTGCAGCGGCCCGAATAAGCTGCGCCGCGACCGCCCGCTGCACGCGTGCAGGCGGCGGAAGGCCACCTTCGCCAAAGCCAAACCCGCGCCTGCGCGCACTGCGACACACTGAGGCCCGTTCCATCGCCAATAAACAGATGAAGGAGACAGCGATGCAGGGTTGGATCAGGCGCGCAGCCAGCGGGCTGCTGTTCGCATTCGCCGCCACCGCGGCAGGCACGGTACTGGCGGATTACCCGGACAAGCCGGTCCGGCTGGTGGTGCCCTTCCCGCCCGGCGGGGCGACCGACCTGCTGGCGCGCGAAATCGGCAATGCCCTGTCGGCGCGGCTGCACCAGCCGGTGGTCATCGACAACCGGCCCGGCGCCGGCGGCAACCTGGCGGCTATTGCCGTGGCGCGCGCCCCGGCCGACGGCTACACGCTGCTGTTTGGCACCTTTGGCTCGCTCGCGGTCAACAAGAGCCTGTATGACAAGCCGGGCTACGACCCGCTCAAGGATTTTGCTCCGGTAGCCTCCGTGGCCTACCTGCCCAACGTGCTGGTGGTGCACCCCTCGGTGCCGGCGCGCAACGTGCAGGAACTGCTGGCGCTGGCGCGCAAGGAGCCGGGCAAGCTGACCTACGGCTCGTTCGGCAACGGCTCGTCGTCGCACCTGGCAGGCGAGCTGTTTACCCACCTCGCCGGTGTCAATATCGCGCATATTCCGTACAAGGGCAGCGCCGCGTCGATGACCGACCTGATCGGCGGCCGCATCACCATGATGTTCGACAGCGTCTCCACCGCGCTGCCGTATATCCGCGACAACCGCGTGCGCGCGCTGGCGGTGACCACGCAGAAGCCCTCGGACCAGTTGCCGGGCGTGCCGACGCTGGCCGCCGCGGGCGTGCCCAACTATGAACTGACCGCGTGGTTCGGCGTGGCCGCGCCGGCCGGCACGCCCAAGCCCGTGATCGACCGGCTCAACGGCGAGATCGTTGCCGCGCTGAAGCAGCCGGAGCTGTCGGCAAAGCTGGCCAGCCAGGGCACGGTGCCGTTCCCGGCCACGCCCGCGCAGTTCGGCAGCTATATCCGTGCGCAGTACGAGAAGTGGGACGGCCTGATCAAATCCGCCAATATCCGGCTGGACCAGTAACCGGCTGAGTCAGCCTGCCGCGCCGCGCAGCGCGCCGAAGCGCCACGACAGCCGCCGTGCCGCCTGGCTTACCAGCGCGGCGGGCGCGCCTTCCGTGCCGCTGTCGAAGCTGCCGGTCGACCCCATCACCGCGATCACCAGTGCCAGGCTGCCGGTATGGTCGAACACCGGCGCGGCCAGCGTATCGATGCCCGGCACCGGGTGGCTCAGCGCGTTGTCGATCTGCGCCGCGCGCACCCGTGCCAGCCGGGCGGCGTAATCGGGCGCCAGCCTGCCGTCCTCGGCCAGCACCTGCTCGGCGGCAGCACCGGCCATGCGCAAATGGTCGGTCCGCAGCAGGCCGGCGAGCACGTTGTCGGGCAAGTGCGCCGCCACGGTGCGGCCGATCGCGGTATGGACCAGCGACAGCACCGTGCCGACGCGCAGGCTGACATGCTGCGGCCGCGCCGATTCCTCCAGCCTGACCACGGTCGGACCCATCGGGCCCAGCACGGCCATGGCCACGCTCAGGCCGGTGGTGCCCGCGAGTTCGATCACTTCGGGCTCGGCCTCGCGCGTCGGCGATAGCCGCTGCAGCGCGACCAGCCCGAGCTCCAGTCCCAGCGCGCCACACAGGTAATTGCCGGCGGCATCGCGCGCAAGCAGCCCGGTCTTCTGCAGGCTGACCAGGTGCGGGAATGCCTTGGCCGCGGGCATGCCGGCGGCCAGCGCGAGGTCGCGCAAGGCCAGCGGGCGCCCAGCGGCCACCAGCGCGCCGAGCAGCTGGCCGGTGCTGTCCAGGGACTGGATGCCCCGCTGCGTCTTGCCGCCTTCGGCGTCGGTATCCGGGCTGGCGTTGCCGGCCGGATCAGGTATGCGGCTCGGGCTCATGCAGGGCTTTCCTCTTCCGTTCCTTCCGCACCTTCGTCGCGCAAGGCCGCGGCGATATCCGCCGCCGCTGCCAGCAGCGCCCGTGCGGCGGTGCCGCCCCAGGCGACGTCGATGGCGCCGGTCGAGCCGACCAGCGTCAGCACCAGCCGCAACGCCCCGGCAGCGTCCAGCACCGGCACGCTGAGGCTGCTGATCGCGGGACTGGGCGTGTCGATGCTGCGCTCGATACCGCGCTCGCGGATTGCCTGCAGTGCGGCGCTGAAGTCCGCCTGCTGTGCGTTGGTCGCGTCCGGCTGCTGCGCGCGCCACAGCGGCTGCCACTGCGCCGGCGGCCCGAACGCGCAGTAGACGCGGCCGGTGGCCGTGGCCGCCAGTGCCATCACGGTGCCAACGTGCAGGTTCACGTGCAGCGGCGCGCTGGCGGGTACGTAGCGCACGATGGTGGGCCCTTGCGGCCCGGCAATGCTGATGGCCACGCTGAAGCCCGATGACTGCGCCAGCGCGTCGACGCGCGGCAGCGCGGCGCGGTAGGCCGGATCCTGCTCCAGGCGCAGCATGCCAAGCTGCAGCGACAACGGCCCGGGCTCGTAGCGGCCGGACACGTGGTCGCGCTTGAGCAGGCCCAGGCGCGTCAGGCTGACCAGGTAGGCGTGCGCCTGCGCCGGCGCCAGCTGCGCGGCCTCGGCCAGCGCTGCCAGCGGCATCGGAACGCGCGCCGCCGCCAGCGCGGCCAGCAGCCGGCCGCCGACCTCCACACTCTGGATGCCGCGCTGGGCCTTGTCTGCCTTGTCTGCCTTTTCCGGCTTGCCTTCCCTTTCAGCCTT
This genomic window from Cupriavidus sp. P-10 contains:
- a CDS encoding GntR family transcriptional regulator — its product is MTMAKSNSPVPRYHQIYLILRQQIASGIFDQSGLPPELRLVEQYQVARVTMRRALSELVKEGLVYRRAGHGTFVNKDHASRSPGVARAWRLADGLLEDHGETMIRLIDYGMLPCPPEVAELLGVPPLQAVLRIVRVRSLEGRPVSCVTMYIPPEMAPLFSPQAITETSGLALLERGGVRISQADQSISSCLADAHVAPLLDEPMGAALLSVLRVVRDNDGRPVQWLRGLYRPHYYDHRMVLARAGADNARTWIPRDITCAVR
- a CDS encoding AI-2E family transporter, whose amino-acid sequence is MSTIPDPAPSPLPHAAPPAPASGEGSVRVPDTAAPEDSAPTEAAGSEAPADGPMVTVASATVSAALQRASTALVVLAVLFSLYAVHIARDFLVPVVIAIVLAYLLDPPVCALQRLGMPRVAAGTLVLLAVLCALLSGAYLLQGQVESIVNSLPEVASKLSRSVGALLSGDDSMWQKVRRAATVLSGTGQPPPVRVPHVVVEHSPDQINNMLLAGSVSVFTMAGQAVVVVFLLYFLLLAGDTFKRKFVKMVGNTISEKKISVHMLDEVNRSIQRYMGMLLVTNAALGVCTWLLLKWLGVNNAGSWSIAAAALHLVPYFGAMAIAVCLGMVTFMQFGTLGMAAAAAGGSLLIATLIGSVITTWMTGRMARMNAVAVFVALLLFTWLWGVWGMLLAIPLITIAKVVADHIEGLEVVAEFLGE
- a CDS encoding DUF3079 domain-containing protein; this translates as MAKKFPLHPSHPERVCWGCDKYCPTDAMGCGNGSSRTQHPIELLGDDWLDYGDWGIDVPDTTARGPAPV
- the gabD gene encoding NADP-dependent succinate-semialdehyde dehydrogenase, with the protein product MLNLQDSSLLRQQCYIDGRWIDGERRIDVTNPATGERVGQVPQLGADETRQAIEAANRALPAWLARTAKERSALLRKWFELILASQEDLARIMTAEQGKPIAEARGEIAYAASFIEWFAEEGKRVYGDTIPAPATNQRIVVTKEPVGVCAAITPWNFPAAMITRKAGPALAVGCTMVLKPASQTPLTALALVALAERAGIPAGVLSVVTGSASAIGGEMSSNPLVRKLTFTGSTEVGRVLMAQTASTIKKVSMELGGNAPFIVFDDADLDAAVEGAIVSKYRNAGQTCVCANRIYVQAGVYEAFAQKLVAAVAALKVGNGMEDGVRIGPLIDDKAVTKVEEHIADAVGKGARVLHGGQRHALGHSFFQPTVLADVAPGMLVAREETFGPLAPLFRFETEDEVVAMANDTEFGLASYFYARDLGRVWRVSERLEYGMVGVNTGLISNEVAPFGGVKQSGVGREGSHYGIEDYLVIKYTCMAGI
- the flhD gene encoding flagellar transcriptional regulator FlhD, which produces MTRKPAHPDAADAIAGTTPDGMSRGVAGTDILRDIQQLNLSYLLLAQRLLRQHEAEALFRLGMRQELGHALAALTPAQMMSLARSNLLLCRFRLDDCKLLASLTAPEARHPLQALHAAIVMASQSADGAP
- a CDS encoding helix-turn-helix domain-containing protein — its product is MQLPPTSERSAPPDAQPCCHSCPQARGCHAASLVQHALPAGGPQRSVRLRKGQPLYLIGDPVTALYAVRVGTVKTHVSTEDGRTQVVGFHFPGELVGLDSLARTRYVSYATALEDTMLCMIAVDLRGVATAAAPALAGLLFLALDCQAQRARAMQTMLALMTAEERLVTFLLWMADGFAARGFSSSAFILRMSREEIGSYVGLTLETVSRQFSRLAEIGLIRVRHRCVELLDKPALRAIAERPTISAYTATDTAADSAAPVQ
- a CDS encoding PAS domain-containing hybrid sensor histidine kinase/response regulator gives rise to the protein MKKAPAGPDGPAAGASPGEQRAEASPDAPYRTLVEAVQDYAIFTLDVNGYVSSWNKGAARIKGYTRKEILGKHFSTFYTPDAVARHWPDAELKAAAELGRFEDEGWRLRKDGSRFWANVVITALRDADGKLIGFGKVTRDMTAQRRTAEALRQSEETLRLLVEGVKDYAVFMLDPAGNIVSWNSGASYIKGYRRDEILGRHFSVFYPPDDVAAGKPARLLEQARRGGRVEDEGWRVRKDGSLFWANVTLTAVYDESRALRGFAKVTRDMSERRRHEELERSSQRMSEFLATLSHELRNPLAPVHSALAAMRLAPGDAALADRGLSLIERQVTHLSRLVDDLLDIGRITSGRIELRTGTLEFNEVIALAIEAARPSLDAKSQRVAVQTHAASIRMHADKTRLVQVMQNLILNASKFSLQQTTISIVTAVQNRTLLVQVIDQGRGIAPQSMEDIFNMFVQESRPGTDTQGGLGIGLSLCRALVELHGGTIAAASAGPGMGSTFTLRLPLPVVHEGATPQPPGRAAAGSPASAALQTQRILLVDDNRDAADSLAMLLEMCGHDVTIAYDGAEALHVAPRCRPHIALIDLAMPGMDGFEVVRAMRGVAGTEHTRYVALTGFGQPADRQQSERAGFDAHLVKPVELETLFGTIARLQRPE
- a CDS encoding Bug family tripartite tricarboxylate transporter substrate binding protein encodes the protein MQGWIRRAASGLLFAFAATAAGTVLADYPDKPVRLVVPFPPGGATDLLAREIGNALSARLHQPVVIDNRPGAGGNLAAIAVARAPADGYTLLFGTFGSLAVNKSLYDKPGYDPLKDFAPVASVAYLPNVLVVHPSVPARNVQELLALARKEPGKLTYGSFGNGSSSHLAGELFTHLAGVNIAHIPYKGSAASMTDLIGGRITMMFDSVSTALPYIRDNRVRALAVTTQKPSDQLPGVPTLAAAGVPNYELTAWFGVAAPAGTPKPVIDRLNGEIVAALKQPELSAKLASQGTVPFPATPAQFGSYIRAQYEKWDGLIKSANIRLDQ
- a CDS encoding IclR family transcriptional regulator; the encoded protein is MSPSRIPDPAGNASPDTDAEGGKTQRGIQSLDSTGQLLGALVAAGRPLALRDLALAAGMPAAKAFPHLVSLQKTGLLARDAAGNYLCGALGLELGLVALQRLSPTREAEPEVIELAGTTGLSVAMAVLGPMGPTVVRLEESARPQHVSLRVGTVLSLVHTAIGRTVAAHLPDNVLAGLLRTDHLRMAGAAAEQVLAEDGRLAPDYAARLARVRAAQIDNALSHPVPGIDTLAAPVFDHTGSLALVIAVMGSTGSFDSGTEGAPAALVSQAARRLSWRFGALRGAAG
- a CDS encoding IclR family transcriptional regulator, which encodes MARGKATGAAGKAEREGKPEKADKADKAQRGIQSVEVGGRLLAALAAARVPMPLAALAEAAQLAPAQAHAYLVSLTRLGLLKRDHVSGRYEPGPLSLQLGMLRLEQDPAYRAALPRVDALAQSSGFSVAISIAGPQGPTIVRYVPASAPLHVNLHVGTVMALAATATGRVYCAFGPPAQWQPLWRAQQPDATNAQQADFSAALQAIRERGIERSIDTPSPAISSLSVPVLDAAGALRLVLTLVGSTGAIDVAWGGTAARALLAAAADIAAALRDEGAEGTEEESPA